The DNA region AAATCCAGACTCAGACTTCGCAATTGAGCACCATTCCATTCCCTCAGAGGGTTCTGAAAACATACGCGGCAACGAATTTAAAATTAACCTCAATGATTTAGATGAATCGATTGAGCCAAAAACTGTCCGTATTCTGTTGACAGAGGTCACAGATAACACGAAAGGTAGCGTACGAGGCATCGCGATGACGGTGCAGGACATCACGAAAGAAGCGGAGCTCAATAAAGCCAAGAGCCAATTTATTAGTAACGTTTCCCATGAACTACGCACCCCGCTATTTAATATCAAATCTTTTATCGAGACGCTCCACGAATATGGAGAAGATCTGTCTGAAACTGAAAAGCAAGAGTTTTTAGCCACCGCGAATCACGAAACCGATCGCCTCACTCGATTAGTAAATGACGTCTTGGATTTATCGCGTCTCGAATCTTCTCGGGTTTACAACTTAGAAGCGGTTGATCTTGTTCAGCCTATCGAACAGACTTTGCGGACTTATCAATTAAACGCCCGCGATCAAGGCATTGAATTAGCCTATTGCATTGACCCTGAGTTACCTCAGGTTTTAGGGCATTACGATCTGTTGTTACAGGTGCTGACAAATTTAGTGGGGAATTCCCTCAAATTCACTAAAGATGGCGGCAAGATTGTGATTCAGGCTTATACATTACCTTCTGTTGACGATACGGTGAGAATTGAAATTGCGGACACTGGCATCGGCATTGACCCCGAAGACCAAGAGGCAATTTTTGACCGTTTCTTTAGGGTCGAGAACCGCGTTCATACCTTGGAAGGTACAGGTTTAGGGCTCTCAATTGTTCAAAATATTATTGAGAAGCACAATAGCCGCATTAATTTAATTAGTGAGGTCGGTATTGGCACAACATTTTGGTTTGAGTTATCGACGCCTCAAGTAGCCTTGCCAGAGTCTCAAACACAGGCAATGGATTTAACTCTGTCCTAAGGTTGCTTTTTAATGAGAGCTGTTTAAATTAGGCAACGTCGGTTAATCACCTGAATAATATTAAAAATTTCCTGCTTATACTGAATCTGGCTTTTATCCATTTTCCGTAAGCAATCTAGCCATTGGCGATCGCCCAAATTAATACTTTGCAGTAGCTCGAAAATCAGATTGTAGCCTTGGGCGTACTGATAATTTTGGAAGCAATTATTAATGTACTGGAACAGTTGACGGGCGATCGCCTGCTGAGCCAAATCCATTTCTTGGCGTGAATAGCAAGCATGGCGTGATCCAATCAACTTTAGAAAAGACTGAGACAGTTGACCACTATGACGAAAAAGCTGACCCGTCTCTTCATCGAATGCCACATTACAAATTGAACGCGGTACATAAAACCATCGAAAACAACCATGGGCTAACCGTCGCAGTAATTCCCACAACGCAGCATCAGCCAGTTCAGGCTTTAGGCCGCCGCTACTATACCAAAGATATTTCCGAAAAAGAGTCGATCCAAACCTTAAAGGATTTTGATACAGGAAATGATATTTAAATGCTTCTGTCACAAAGCCTTCAGACTCTAACATTGGAGATTTTTCAATCACCTGCTGCTCATCGTTCAGACGATTAAACCGACAAGAAATAAGTTCGATATCAGGAGCCTCTTTAATCGCTGCCGTAAACTCAAAAAATGCTGATTTAAAAAGTTGATTATCAGTCTGAGAAATATAAATCCATTCCCCGTTCGCCACACGCACTGCTTCGTTCAATGCCCCATTAAAGCTTGAGGCATCATCGCCCTGAATCGCAGTAAGAAAAGAAAAACGATAGGGTGAGCTCTCAATCTCTTCGTAATAACAGTCTAAAAGCTTTTCCCATTGGCTTTTTAGATATTCACTAGCATCCATTTCAGGCAAGACTAAAATAACTTCTGTAAGTTGATGATGACCTTGCATCAAAAGACTTTTTAGCCAGGTTTCTGACGCAGACCAGGACGATCTAAATGGTGCAATAATCGAAAATTCAATTTGTTTATCCGCCACAAAACAATGGGGATTTAACATCTTTCAGTTTGAAGAGAGGAGCCCTTTTATTTACAAAATCATTACTGTCTCTTCAGGAAAAGCTGTGTGAAATAATAGACACCTTCTTCATTTTTTACGACGCCAATGCCCGTCAGATGATAGTCACCAATAATATTTTCGTGGTGTCCCGGACTGTCAATCCAGCCTTCCACAGCTGTAGTCGCCAAGTCTTCATAGCCTTGTAAGAGGGCCAGATTTTCACCGACACTTGCATACTTGAGGGCTTTCTTTTCTAGGTTTTCAGCACGTTGATCAAAACCATCATGGGAAAATTCAGCTGCGCCAGACGCCATTTTGCCGCTGAATTTACGAGACTCATCAATAATCCGATAGTCCAATTCGAGAGGGCTTAAACCGCGGCTCTGACGATAAGTATTAATTTGTGCGTGAATCTCGGTTTCAATCTGCGCTGTAGAGGGATGACGAAGTTTCTGGGTTGATGGAGCTGATGATTGTGAAACCGCAGTCTGTGGCGCAGTAATGGGTGAAGTCGGCTGTTGAGTTTGAGGAGCATTTTCTGTCCGGTTTAGTACGACACGACTCCCAAAGTAGAAAAGTAAAGGGATGATGAGTCGTACAATCCAAGGCTGTCTCATTATTTAGTTACCAAACAATTTTTATTGTGAGTCTTAATCAAAGCATCCTTCTTTCTATTGTAAAAATCCGGATCTGGAATGACTATTTGTCGGCGATCGCCACAGGTTCTTCTTGAAATTGTTGCTCATCATTTAGCCGCCAGCTAAGGGTTTGAGAGACTTGCTGTGCTGTAACAGACATAATCAAGTAAGAATACATTTGCCATGCAATTTGGCGATCATATTCGGAGGGAATAGCGGGATGATCAGGGTGGGAATGGTAAATGCCAATGATCTCTAAATTTTCATTTCGAGCGTATTTTTGAGCACGGAGAATCTCAATCGGGGCGATCGCAAATCGATTTAAACGAGAAGGCTTGGAGTTTGTGTTGGATAAATTAGTTCTTGTTTTTGAGGATTCCGACATCAAAAAATCAGCAGTCCAACTATTTTCGGTTCGCCATAGTTGAACTACTTGCACAACGTCCTCTATTCGCTGGCCAAGCATTAGTCCACAGCATTCTTCTGGGTAACATTCATGGGCATGAAGATGAAGCTGTTCTAAATGCTCTGGCTGCAATTTGAGCATTAAAAAGCTCCTTTAGGGACGGAAAATCGAGTCTGAGTTTGCCATAGATAGCGCCATATAGAGCATATTTTGGCGTTCACGCTGGGGAAAACTCAAAGTATGAATCATATTATCTTGAGACCACATTACCGTCGCAAAAGCACTGGCACTTTGGGGTTGATCACTGTCGATCACATACCCTAAGACCCCATCCTTGAGAGTAATACGAATGCCTTGATTCTTGTGGCGCGCCAATTCGGACTGGGCT from [Leptolyngbya] sp. PCC 7376 includes:
- a CDS encoding CAP domain-containing protein, with product MRQPWIVRLIIPLLFYFGSRVVLNRTENAPQTQQPTSPITAPQTAVSQSSAPSTQKLRHPSTAQIETEIHAQINTYRQSRGLSPLELDYRIIDESRKFSGKMASGAAEFSHDGFDQRAENLEKKALKYASVGENLALLQGYEDLATTAVEGWIDSPGHHENIIGDYHLTGIGVVKNEEGVYYFTQLFLKRQ
- a CDS encoding M67 family metallopeptidase translates to MLKLQPEHLEQLHLHAHECYPEECCGLMLGQRIEDVVQVVQLWRTENSWTADFLMSESSKTRTNLSNTNSKPSRLNRFAIAPIEILRAQKYARNENLEIIGIYHSHPDHPAIPSEYDRQIAWQMYSYLIMSVTAQQVSQTLSWRLNDEQQFQEEPVAIADK